The following coding sequences are from one Paenibacillus stellifer window:
- a CDS encoding glycosyltransferase family 4 protein — MRILHIANHVKETGNGIVNVMVDLACEQASRNHQVAVMSAGGHYEDLLAKHGIRHFRLDQTRKPAQIMRAVFHFRKMVADFSPDIIHAHMMTGAVLARYLKGFRKYKIVTHVHNEFQKSADFMKVGDRVIAVSQAVSQAMEGRGVQKDKLRVILNGTIGSPRDSDPAPVQLEGRPIVTVAGMYERKGIADLIDAFNLTAQEHPDARLYIVGDGPDRAKFEERAAASPAASRIIFAGFQPDPRRWMKGAEIFVLASHKEPFGLVLIEARESGCAIVASGVDGIPEALDHGEAGLLVPPREPKSLAGAISKLLGDDVLRQRYRTRAAANLENYHVGRVAEEMLGVYGELLPAAALPAQAAGSKPGM; from the coding sequence ATGCGTATTCTTCACATTGCCAATCATGTCAAGGAGACAGGCAACGGTATTGTCAACGTCATGGTCGACCTGGCTTGCGAGCAGGCGTCAAGAAATCATCAGGTGGCGGTCATGTCGGCTGGCGGCCATTACGAGGATCTTCTGGCCAAGCATGGCATCCGCCATTTCCGCCTCGACCAGACACGGAAGCCCGCTCAGATCATGCGGGCTGTTTTTCATTTCCGGAAGATGGTCGCCGATTTCTCGCCGGACATCATCCATGCCCATATGATGACGGGCGCGGTGCTGGCCCGCTACCTCAAGGGGTTCCGCAAGTACAAGATCGTGACCCATGTCCATAACGAATTCCAGAAGAGCGCCGACTTCATGAAGGTGGGCGACCGGGTAATCGCGGTGAGCCAAGCGGTATCGCAAGCGATGGAAGGACGGGGCGTCCAGAAGGACAAGCTGCGCGTCATCCTGAACGGAACGATCGGCAGTCCGCGCGATTCGGACCCCGCCCCCGTTCAGCTGGAGGGCCGGCCCATTGTAACTGTAGCCGGCATGTATGAGCGCAAAGGGATCGCCGACCTGATCGACGCCTTCAACCTGACGGCCCAGGAGCATCCCGACGCCAGGCTGTATATCGTCGGCGATGGACCGGACCGGGCGAAGTTCGAGGAGCGGGCCGCAGCCTCTCCCGCGGCAAGCCGCATTATCTTTGCGGGCTTTCAGCCCGATCCGCGCCGCTGGATGAAGGGGGCCGAGATCTTCGTGCTCGCCTCGCACAAGGAGCCGTTCGGGCTTGTGCTGATCGAAGCCCGGGAATCGGGCTGCGCCATCGTCGCCAGCGGTGTGGACGGTATCCCCGAGGCGCTCGATCACGGCGAGGCCGGGCTGCTCGTGCCGCCCCGCGAGCCGAAGTCGCTAGCCGGAGCGATCAGCAAGCTGCTTGGCGACGATGTGCTGCGCCAGCGCTACCGGACCCGCGCCGCCGCGAACCTGGAGAACTACCACGTCGGACGCGTGGCAGAGGAGATGCTCGGCGTGTACGGCGAGCTGCTTCCGGCGGCTGCCCTGCCGGCCCAGGCAGCGGGAAGCAAACCGGGCATGTAA
- a CDS encoding glycosyltransferase family 2 protein: MTDCKPLSVVIITQNEEEKIEQAILSCRPFADEIVVVDGGSTDGTVAIAQRLGCDVYHNPWPGYAKQRIFGADRARNNWIFFIDSDEEVSAELQKSLQDWMTRPEDDIKAYNIYRIGDFMGKWMPKGENIVRLYKKDEVAMKDVLVHEGPDVDSSSVPVLEGVLWHHGYRSIQDHVQRFNKYTDLEARKDFDRRRPFSLMRLLFRPPAKLVYTLFFRKMITKGVAGFSVAFFWMYYEFLKEIKLYELHRTEKKQKPVYIVESEKHPV, translated from the coding sequence TTGACTGACTGCAAACCATTGTCCGTCGTCATCATCACACAGAATGAGGAGGAAAAAATCGAGCAGGCTATCCTGTCCTGCCGTCCTTTCGCGGACGAAATTGTCGTCGTCGATGGAGGAAGCACGGATGGAACGGTTGCGATTGCGCAGCGGCTGGGCTGCGATGTCTATCATAACCCGTGGCCGGGCTACGCCAAGCAGCGCATCTTCGGGGCTGACCGGGCCCGGAACAACTGGATCTTTTTTATCGATTCGGATGAAGAGGTCAGCGCAGAGCTGCAGAAATCGCTTCAGGATTGGATGACCCGTCCGGAGGATGACATCAAGGCCTACAACATTTACCGGATCGGAGACTTCATGGGTAAATGGATGCCGAAAGGCGAAAATATCGTACGGCTCTACAAAAAAGACGAGGTTGCGATGAAGGACGTGCTTGTGCACGAGGGCCCAGATGTCGACTCGTCCAGCGTCCCCGTTCTGGAGGGGGTGCTCTGGCACCACGGTTACCGCAGCATTCAGGACCATGTGCAGCGTTTTAACAAGTATACCGACCTGGAGGCCCGGAAGGATTTCGACAGACGACGCCCATTCAGTCTGATGAGACTGCTGTTCAGACCCCCGGCGAAGCTTGTGTACACCTTGTTTTTCCGGAAAATGATAACAAAAGGCGTTGCCGGATTCAGCGTCGCTTTCTTCTGGATGTACTATGAGTTCCTGAAGGAAATCAAGCTCTATGAGCTGCACCGCACGGAGAAGAAGCAGAAACCCGTGTACATCGTCGAAAGCGAGAAACATCCGGTATAA
- a CDS encoding ABC transporter ATP-binding protein — translation MSSNTVWSPGSDNDSSSNKDNESSIISIRRLGKSFETGSRRKTVCYQVLKDVDLEIRRGEFFILLGPSGCGKSTLLNLIAGFEKQTEGELLVHGRPIGRPEKERAMVFQHADASLFPWLNVRENIEFGLRMRGMKKKERAEISARYIELAGLKGHERKFPRELSGGMKQRVQIARVLANEPDILLMDEPLGALDAFTRRVMQEELVRIWGETKKTILFVTHDIQEAVLLGVRIGIMSIGPDSRVFEIMENGLDYPRDLTSREFNLIQKKLQGIFQDDLYFHL, via the coding sequence ATGTCGAGCAATACGGTGTGGTCGCCAGGTTCGGATAATGATAGTTCGTCTAACAAGGATAATGAGTCATCAATCATTTCGATCCGCAGACTTGGAAAGTCGTTTGAAACCGGGAGCAGGCGGAAGACGGTCTGTTACCAGGTGCTGAAGGATGTCGATCTGGAAATCCGGAGAGGTGAGTTCTTCATTCTTCTTGGGCCCAGCGGCTGCGGCAAATCGACGCTGCTGAACCTCATCGCCGGGTTCGAGAAGCAGACCGAGGGCGAGCTGCTCGTACACGGCCGGCCCATTGGCCGCCCGGAGAAGGAGCGGGCCATGGTGTTTCAGCATGCTGACGCTTCCCTGTTTCCCTGGCTGAACGTCAGGGAGAATATCGAATTCGGGCTTCGGATGCGCGGCATGAAGAAGAAGGAGCGGGCCGAAATCTCCGCCCGCTATATCGAACTGGCGGGGCTAAAGGGCCATGAGCGCAAATTCCCCCGCGAGCTGTCGGGAGGAATGAAGCAGCGGGTACAGATTGCCCGGGTGCTGGCGAACGAGCCGGATATTCTGCTGATGGATGAGCCGCTCGGCGCGCTGGACGCTTTTACCCGCAGGGTCATGCAGGAGGAATTGGTGAGGATATGGGGCGAGACGAAGAAGACGATTCTGTTCGTCACCCATGATATTCAGGAGGCGGTGCTTCTCGGAGTCCGGATCGGAATTATGTCCATAGGCCCGGATTCCCGTGTATTTGAGATTATGGAGAACGGCCTTGACTATCCGCGCGATCTGACCTCGCGGGAATTTAATCTCATTCAGAAGAAGCTGCAGGGTATTTTTCAGGATGATCTCTATTTTCACCTGTAA
- a CDS encoding radical SAM protein — translation MGFIGAPLDLGIIEQYKEVGYRTIAMNIEIWDKHIFNSVCPGKVIHCGGWEHWVKALERAAAVFGHGRVRSNIVGGIEPKKSLLEGISYLASQGVIAYAGSWIPNLGSEYEGHRSPVPEWHLDVAYKIVDIFRNAGFTYEQLYDCSASADGLWHDIYKIEEERLPVFRSESAAV, via the coding sequence ATGGGCTTTATCGGCGCTCCGCTGGATCTTGGCATCATCGAGCAGTACAAGGAGGTTGGCTACCGCACCATTGCGATGAATATCGAAATCTGGGATAAACATATCTTCAATTCCGTCTGCCCCGGCAAGGTCATCCACTGCGGCGGGTGGGAGCATTGGGTGAAGGCGCTGGAGCGGGCGGCTGCCGTCTTCGGACACGGGCGCGTGCGCTCCAACATCGTCGGCGGCATTGAGCCCAAGAAATCGCTGCTGGAGGGGATTTCCTACCTGGCCTCCCAGGGCGTCATCGCCTATGCCGGTTCGTGGATTCCGAATCTTGGCTCCGAATATGAAGGCCACCGGTCGCCTGTGCCGGAGTGGCATCTGGATGTGGCGTATAAAATCGTCGATATTTTCCGAAATGCGGGCTTCACGTACGAGCAGCTGTACGACTGCAGCGCGTCGGCGGACGGCCTGTGGCATGATATTTACAAAATCGAGGAGGAGCGGCTTCCCGTCTTCCGCAGCGAATCGGCGGCGGTCTAA
- a CDS encoding SpoVR family protein — protein MLEQDAQQLEQAADRLTELALASGLDFFPMRYQVCPAEVLYSIGAYGMPTRFAHWSFGKAYQRMKMEYDHGLSKIYELVINSDPCYAFLLDSNTLLQNKLIVAHVLGHSDFFKNNAMFAGTDRKMVDRMAVFADRIESFSHDYGADEVEAFLDAGIAIQEHVDPFVRFGTSDGFRENDGGIKDVIGYIAGNSRYLEEWQREILYMLRAEMLYFWPQMETKIMNEGWASYWHLKLVRELELSDSEIVEFAKMNAGVIQPSPGSINPYYLGLMMLRHIEKKQGQDALFEIREIESDVSFIRNYLTKELAEEMDLFVFKREDSVYRVTAKDVDEIKDNLIRSRTNGGFPYLTVKDDDLHGRGELLIDNRFEGLELDRKYVERTLPMVYRLWGRSVHLRTVVDGQEKTYVYDGKQLAG, from the coding sequence ATGTTGGAACAGGATGCACAGCAGCTGGAGCAGGCGGCGGACCGCCTGACGGAGCTTGCGCTTGCAAGCGGGCTTGATTTCTTCCCGATGCGCTATCAGGTATGTCCGGCCGAGGTGCTGTACTCCATCGGGGCCTACGGCATGCCGACCCGGTTCGCGCACTGGAGCTTCGGCAAAGCCTACCAGCGCATGAAGATGGAATACGATCACGGCCTCAGCAAAATCTATGAGCTCGTCATCAACTCCGACCCCTGCTATGCGTTTCTGCTGGACAGCAACACGCTGCTGCAGAACAAGCTGATTGTGGCCCATGTGCTGGGCCACAGCGATTTCTTCAAGAATAACGCGATGTTCGCCGGCACCGACCGCAAGATGGTCGACCGCATGGCTGTCTTCGCCGACCGGATTGAGTCGTTCAGCCATGATTACGGCGCGGATGAGGTCGAAGCCTTCCTGGATGCCGGAATCGCCATCCAGGAGCATGTCGACCCCTTCGTCCGGTTCGGCACAAGCGACGGATTTCGTGAGAACGACGGCGGGATCAAGGACGTGATCGGCTACATTGCCGGCAACAGCCGGTATCTGGAGGAGTGGCAGCGGGAGATTCTGTACATGCTGCGGGCGGAAATGCTGTACTTCTGGCCCCAGATGGAGACGAAGATCATGAACGAAGGCTGGGCGAGCTACTGGCATCTGAAGCTCGTCCGGGAGCTTGAACTCAGCGACTCGGAAATCGTGGAGTTCGCCAAGATGAACGCCGGCGTCATTCAGCCCTCTCCGGGAAGCATCAATCCGTATTATCTCGGCCTGATGATGCTGCGGCATATCGAGAAGAAGCAGGGCCAGGACGCTCTGTTCGAGATCCGGGAGATCGAGTCGGATGTCTCGTTCATCCGCAACTATTTGACGAAGGAGCTGGCCGAGGAGATGGATCTGTTCGTCTTCAAGCGGGAAGACAGCGTCTACCGGGTGACGGCCAAGGATGTCGATGAGATCAAGGACAATCTGATCCGCTCCCGCACCAACGGCGGCTTCCCCTACCTCACGGTCAAGGACGACGACCTTCACGGCCGGGGCGAGCTCTTGATCGACAACCGCTTCGAGGGCCTGGAGCTGGACCGCAAATACGTGGAGCGCACGCTGCCGATGGTGTACCGGCTCTGGGGCCGGAGCGTGCATCTGCGCACCGTCGTCGACGGCCAGGAGAAGACGTACGTATATGACGGCAAGCAGCTGGCGGGATAA
- a CDS encoding DUF444 family protein, translating to MDSSSNRLFVIARDDWSLHRKGEIDQERHKRKVKEAIRHNLADLVSEESIIMPQGDKVIKVPIRSLDEPKFRFNTRDKPQVGQGQGGTQVGDVIGKAGQGDPGAPGQGPGKGPGEAGDQPGVDYYEAELTIDELAELVFEDLKLPRLKPKAAPDMTVEDVRFDDVRKQGMMSNVDKKRTLFEAIKRQALSGGLSGGGAAAWSDSGGWEPAEDGGAAPGGSGYQGDLTALGLTLGLGSASAGVPSFPSAFAPEASASVPVLGPIIGDDLRFKTWEDIQKPQSSAVVLAMMDTSGSMGTFEKYVARSFFFWMVRFLRTKYENVQIRFLSHCTEAKEVDEESFFRKGESGGTKCSSVYDLALSILESDYPPGQFNAYAFHFSDGDNLDSDNPVTMKRAGELLEKVNMLGYGEIRQHIYGSKRLWESLAGIDSPSFVRSVLKEKEDVFKTLKAFFGDEVAAS from the coding sequence ATGGACAGCAGCAGCAACCGCTTGTTCGTGATCGCGCGCGACGACTGGTCGCTGCACCGCAAGGGAGAAATCGACCAGGAGCGTCATAAGCGCAAGGTAAAAGAAGCGATTCGGCATAACCTTGCCGATCTCGTAAGCGAAGAGTCAATCATAATGCCCCAGGGCGATAAGGTGATCAAGGTTCCGATCCGCAGCCTGGACGAGCCGAAGTTCCGGTTCAATACGCGGGACAAGCCCCAGGTAGGGCAAGGGCAGGGCGGCACACAGGTCGGCGATGTCATCGGCAAAGCCGGCCAGGGCGATCCCGGCGCGCCGGGACAAGGGCCGGGGAAGGGTCCCGGCGAGGCCGGCGACCAGCCCGGCGTCGACTACTACGAAGCCGAGCTGACGATCGACGAGCTGGCCGAGCTCGTATTTGAGGATTTGAAGCTGCCGAGGCTCAAGCCGAAGGCGGCGCCCGATATGACCGTGGAGGATGTCCGGTTCGATGACGTCCGCAAGCAGGGCATGATGTCGAATGTCGACAAAAAGCGCACGCTGTTCGAGGCGATCAAGCGTCAGGCGCTGAGCGGCGGCCTGTCCGGCGGCGGGGCGGCCGCCTGGTCCGATTCCGGCGGCTGGGAGCCGGCGGAGGATGGCGGAGCCGCGCCGGGTGGCAGTGGATACCAGGGCGACTTGACCGCCCTCGGTCTCACTCTCGGGCTTGGGTCAGCTTCCGCCGGCGTCCCCTCCTTCCCCTCCGCCTTTGCTCCGGAGGCCTCGGCATCCGTCCCTGTCCTCGGGCCTATTATCGGGGACGACCTCCGCTTCAAGACCTGGGAGGATATCCAGAAGCCCCAATCCTCGGCCGTTGTGCTGGCGATGATGGACACCTCGGGTTCCATGGGCACCTTCGAGAAATATGTGGCCCGGAGCTTCTTCTTCTGGATGGTCCGCTTCCTGCGGACCAAGTACGAGAACGTGCAGATTCGCTTCCTGTCGCACTGTACGGAGGCAAAGGAGGTCGACGAGGAATCCTTCTTCCGCAAAGGCGAAAGCGGCGGAACGAAATGCTCCTCGGTCTACGATCTGGCCCTGAGCATTCTGGAAAGCGATTATCCACCCGGCCAGTTCAACGCCTATGCCTTCCATTTCTCCGACGGGGACAATCTGGACAGCGACAATCCGGTGACCATGAAGCGGGCAGGTGAACTGCTGGAGAAGGTCAACATGCTCGGCTACGGCGAGATCCGGCAGCATATTTACGGAAGCAAGCGGCTGTGGGAATCGCTGGCGGGCATCGATTCACCGTCATTCGTCCGATCGGTGCTCAAGGAGAAGGAAGATGTCTTCAAGACGCTGAAGGCGTTCTTCGGCGACGAAGTGGCGGCAAGCTGA
- a CDS encoding PrkA family serine protein kinase: MTFLEKLLTYRDKENDLNWEGSFLDYLQLVRENPRIAGTSHELVYRMIEAAGITELGDGRREYAFFSGTLFGLEDAIQLLVEEYFRPSAQRLDVRKRLLLLMGPVSGGKSTLVTLMKNGLESFTRTPEGAVYAIKGCPMQEEPLHLIPRELREEFRKEYGVHIEGDLCPVCRMTLEQEYGGRIEEMPVVRVLFSESDRTGIGTFAPSDPKSQDIADLTGSIDFSTITRYGSESDPRAYRFDGELNKANRGLMEFQEILKCDEKFLWNLLSLTQEGNFKAGRFALISADELIIAHTNETEYRAFISNKKNEALHSRMIVMRIPYNLKAGQEERIYRKLVDASGLNNQVHLAPGALWTASVFTVMSRLKEPKKPGIDLVKKMYLYDGVEVDGVKKADVDELMREHPDEGMSGVDPRYVINRISSALIKGSKSCINALDVLRSLKEGLDQHPSISREERERLLNLITLARKEYDHKAKTEVQRAFVYSFEESAHTMLNNYLDNVEAYCSGHKMKDPITSEERDPDEKLMRSIEEQIGVTENQKRAFREEILIKISSFARRGRQFEYTSHEPLKDAIEKKLFADLKDVIKITTSTLNPDETQVKRMNEVSKRLIEHHGYCATCANELMKYVGSLLNR, from the coding sequence ATGACGTTCTTGGAAAAATTGTTAACGTATCGGGACAAAGAGAACGACCTCAATTGGGAGGGCTCTTTTCTCGATTACTTGCAGCTCGTTAGAGAGAATCCGCGAATCGCCGGGACATCGCACGAACTGGTCTACCGGATGATCGAGGCGGCAGGTATCACCGAGCTGGGAGACGGACGAAGAGAGTATGCGTTCTTCAGCGGAACACTCTTCGGTCTCGAAGACGCGATTCAGCTGCTTGTGGAAGAATACTTCCGGCCTTCAGCCCAGCGGCTTGACGTCCGCAAGCGCCTCCTGCTTCTCATGGGGCCGGTGAGCGGCGGCAAGTCAACGCTCGTCACGCTGATGAAGAACGGTCTGGAATCCTTCACCCGCACGCCGGAAGGCGCGGTGTATGCCATTAAAGGCTGCCCGATGCAGGAGGAACCGCTTCATCTGATCCCCCGCGAGCTTCGCGAGGAATTCCGCAAGGAATACGGGGTGCATATCGAAGGCGACCTCTGCCCGGTCTGCAGGATGACGCTGGAGCAGGAATACGGCGGACGAATCGAGGAGATGCCCGTTGTCCGGGTGCTGTTCTCCGAGAGCGACCGGACGGGAATCGGGACCTTCGCTCCCTCCGATCCGAAGTCGCAGGATATCGCCGATCTGACCGGCAGCATTGATTTTTCAACCATTACCCGTTACGGTTCGGAATCGGACCCCAGAGCCTACAGGTTCGACGGGGAGCTTAATAAGGCCAATCGCGGCCTGATGGAATTTCAGGAAATCCTGAAATGCGACGAGAAATTTCTATGGAATTTGCTCTCCCTGACGCAGGAAGGCAATTTTAAAGCGGGACGCTTTGCGCTCATCTCCGCCGACGAACTGATCATCGCCCATACGAACGAAACCGAATACCGCGCATTCATCTCCAATAAGAAGAACGAAGCCCTCCACTCCCGCATGATCGTCATGCGCATTCCCTACAATCTCAAAGCCGGACAGGAAGAACGCATTTACCGCAAGCTGGTGGACGCCTCCGGGCTGAACAACCAGGTGCATTTGGCGCCAGGCGCGCTCTGGACCGCCTCCGTTTTTACCGTCATGTCCCGTCTCAAAGAACCCAAGAAGCCCGGAATCGATCTGGTCAAAAAAATGTATCTCTACGACGGCGTCGAAGTCGACGGCGTCAAGAAAGCCGATGTGGACGAGCTCATGCGCGAGCATCCCGACGAAGGCATGTCCGGCGTTGATCCCCGGTATGTCATCAACCGGATCTCCAGCGCCCTTATCAAAGGCAGCAAGTCCTGCATCAATGCGCTGGATGTGCTCCGCTCGCTCAAGGAGGGGCTTGACCAGCATCCGTCCATCTCCAGAGAAGAGCGCGAGCGCCTGCTCAATCTCATTACCCTGGCCCGCAAGGAGTATGACCATAAAGCCAAGACCGAAGTCCAGCGCGCATTCGTCTACTCATTCGAGGAGTCGGCGCACACGATGCTCAACAACTATCTGGACAATGTCGAGGCCTACTGCAGCGGCCATAAAATGAAGGACCCGATCACCTCCGAGGAGCGTGATCCCGACGAGAAGCTGATGCGCTCCATCGAGGAGCAGATCGGTGTCACCGAGAACCAGAAACGGGCTTTCCGCGAGGAAATCCTGATCAAAATTTCGTCGTTCGCCCGCCGCGGACGGCAGTTCGAATATACGTCACACGAACCGCTGAAGGACGCCATCGAGAAGAAGCTGTTCGCCGACCTGAAGGACGTCATCAAAATCACAACCTCAACCCTCAACCCCGACGAAACCCAGGTGAAGCGAATGAACGAAGTCTCGAAGCGTCTGATTGAACACCACGGGTACTGCGCGACCTGCGCCAATGAGCTGATGAAGTATGTGGGAAGTCTACTGAATCGGTAA
- the modD gene encoding ModD protein, which produces MIYIPDESIDKMIGEDIPYLDLTTWALGIGDYKGKIEYYSREKAVLCGTEEVLRIFAKLGVSPVFSLPSGTEVGPGEVFLSAEGTAGALQMAWKVTQNLLECCSGIATKTKRVVDSVKAVNPEVSVASTRKSFPGTKALSVKAILCGGASPHRLGLSETVLVFKEHAAFCGGPEALLDVIPGIKAKAPEKKLVVETDSVEYALALCRAGADCLQFDKLPPEELLAASARLREINPGVVLLAAGGIDEHNAPSYAASGVDVLVTTALFFAKPLDMSVRLLPAE; this is translated from the coding sequence ATGATATACATACCCGATGAGTCCATCGACAAGATGATCGGAGAGGATATTCCTTACCTGGATTTGACCACATGGGCTCTTGGCATCGGCGATTACAAAGGGAAGATTGAGTATTACTCCAGAGAAAAAGCGGTTCTATGCGGAACGGAGGAGGTGCTGCGCATCTTCGCCAAGCTGGGCGTTTCGCCGGTCTTCAGCCTTCCCTCGGGAACGGAAGTCGGACCGGGAGAGGTGTTCCTGTCGGCCGAAGGCACGGCGGGCGCGCTTCAGATGGCCTGGAAAGTGACGCAGAACCTGCTCGAATGCTGCTCGGGCATTGCGACGAAGACAAAGCGCGTTGTTGATAGCGTGAAGGCTGTTAACCCGGAAGTGTCGGTGGCTTCAACCCGCAAGAGCTTCCCTGGTACGAAGGCGCTGAGCGTGAAGGCCATTCTGTGCGGAGGCGCCTCGCCTCACCGGCTCGGGCTGTCGGAGACCGTGCTCGTATTCAAAGAGCACGCGGCGTTCTGCGGCGGTCCGGAGGCGTTGCTGGACGTGATCCCCGGCATCAAGGCGAAGGCTCCGGAGAAGAAATTGGTCGTCGAGACCGATTCCGTGGAATACGCACTGGCCCTGTGCCGGGCGGGGGCGGACTGCCTGCAGTTCGACAAGCTGCCGCCGGAGGAGCTGCTTGCGGCCAGCGCCAGGCTCCGGGAGATTAACCCCGGAGTCGTGCTGCTGGCGGCGGGCGGCATCGACGAGCACAATGCGCCAAGCTATGCGGCCTCCGGCGTCGATGTGCTGGTGACGACGGCGCTGTTCTTCGCGAAGCCGCTCGATATGAGCGTGCGTCTGCTGCCGGCCGAGTAG
- a CDS encoding citrate/2-methylcitrate synthase, which produces MLVAEGLEGVAAFETGLSCIDGDEGRIMYREYPAEELQHNRNFEEVAYLLWYGKWPAADKLEEFQRILAARRFLPRHVKLTLDQLPEEVDMMSVLQTAVSALKDCESVWPPSWEQASGIVSKIPAIIAYRRARLEGREAVEPRLDLNHTANYLYMLFGKEPSDSQRQMLETYLVLTQELGSNPSTFTARVVASTRSDLISSTSAAIGALKGTLHGGAPAEVLEMLREIGCPERAEGWIREALECDRRIMGFGHRIFKNRDPRSDMLKALALRHAPEHPLLKLAVSVEETAHRLLEEYKPGRQLVTNVDYYASVVLHIVGLDESLFTPSFAVSRCVGWCAHIMEQAVHNRLIYPQAIYRSETQKRRPDTWFGHALAGRAGEVLAPEVVL; this is translated from the coding sequence ATGTTAGTTGCCGAGGGTTTGGAGGGAGTCGCCGCTTTTGAAACGGGATTATCCTGTATCGACGGTGACGAAGGCCGGATTATGTACCGGGAATATCCGGCGGAGGAACTACAGCATAACCGGAATTTTGAAGAAGTAGCCTACTTGCTCTGGTACGGTAAATGGCCCGCTGCCGATAAGCTGGAGGAGTTCCAGCGCATTCTCGCGGCGCGCCGTTTTCTTCCCCGGCATGTCAAGCTGACACTGGATCAGCTTCCGGAGGAGGTCGACATGATGAGTGTGCTGCAGACCGCCGTCTCTGCGCTGAAGGATTGCGAGAGCGTCTGGCCTCCGTCATGGGAGCAGGCCTCCGGCATTGTCTCCAAAATCCCGGCCATCATTGCCTACCGCAGAGCCCGGCTGGAGGGCCGGGAAGCTGTTGAGCCAAGGCTGGACTTGAACCATACTGCCAATTACCTCTACATGTTATTCGGAAAAGAACCGTCAGACAGTCAGCGGCAGATGCTTGAGACCTATCTGGTGCTGACCCAGGAGCTGGGCTCCAACCCGTCTACCTTCACTGCCCGGGTAGTCGCATCGACCCGGTCCGATCTGATCTCCTCTACTTCGGCGGCTATCGGAGCCTTGAAGGGGACGCTGCATGGCGGCGCACCCGCCGAGGTTCTGGAAATGCTCCGCGAGATCGGATGCCCCGAGCGTGCGGAGGGATGGATTCGCGAGGCGCTGGAATGCGACCGCCGCATCATGGGCTTCGGCCACCGGATCTTCAAGAACCGCGATCCCCGTTCGGATATGCTGAAGGCGCTGGCTCTCCGCCATGCGCCGGAGCATCCGCTGCTGAAGCTGGCTGTGTCGGTGGAAGAGACGGCGCATCGCCTTCTGGAGGAGTATAAGCCAGGCCGGCAGCTTGTCACCAATGTCGATTATTACGCTTCCGTGGTGCTTCATATCGTCGGGCTTGACGAATCGTTGTTTACTCCGTCCTTTGCCGTCAGCCGCTGCGTCGGCTGGTGCGCCCACATTATGGAGCAGGCAGTGCACAATCGGCTTATTTATCCGCAAGCCATCTACAGGAGCGAGACCCAGAAGCGAAGACCGGATACGTGGTTTGGTCATGCGCTTGCCGGACGCGCTGGCGAGGTCCTTGCGCCGGAGGTGGTGTTATGA
- a CDS encoding L-threonylcarbamoyladenylate synthase, with protein sequence MMQEQLLPVSGQSIEQAVSVLKAGGLVIGPSRSNYNIMCDPRNEQAVERVFEVKKRTKFGPLTVSIASLEGLDDLVTLPDTLDPGVLQEVWPSELTLIFFKNYPFPERLTCGAPTVGLTWQGESAMQTLTAAYGHPIAVTSANLSGMGTGLVDLEQALAHMRGKVDLILQGPPASPDKAPGKEIEGNTIIDLSFQPPVLVRQGLVPLERVRGRFPGLIEDPSVYPELLRARNAASSSRGEGTHE encoded by the coding sequence ATGATGCAGGAGCAACTCCTTCCCGTAAGCGGGCAGTCCATTGAGCAGGCAGTATCGGTGCTTAAGGCGGGCGGCCTGGTGATCGGCCCGTCCCGGTCCAACTACAATATTATGTGTGATCCCAGAAATGAACAGGCCGTCGAGCGCGTATTCGAGGTGAAGAAGCGGACCAAGTTTGGCCCGCTGACTGTGTCGATCGCCTCACTTGAGGGTCTTGATGATCTGGTAACCCTGCCTGACACGCTCGACCCAGGCGTCCTGCAGGAAGTGTGGCCGAGCGAGCTCACTCTGATCTTCTTCAAAAACTATCCGTTCCCTGAACGGCTTACCTGCGGCGCGCCAACCGTGGGATTGACCTGGCAGGGCGAGTCCGCAATGCAGACGCTGACCGCGGCCTATGGTCATCCGATTGCCGTAACGTCAGCCAATCTGTCGGGCATGGGCACAGGCCTGGTTGACCTGGAGCAGGCGCTGGCGCATATGAGGGGCAAAGTCGACCTCATTCTGCAGGGTCCACCCGCCAGTCCCGATAAGGCGCCGGGAAAAGAGATTGAAGGCAATACGATCATCGATTTGTCGTTTCAGCCGCCGGTGCTTGTGCGGCAGGGGCTGGTTCCGCTGGAACGGGTCCGCGGCCGGTTCCCTGGTCTGATCGAAGATCCGTCCGTGTACCCGGAGCTGCTTCGGGCGCGCAACGCCGCCTCCAGCTCCCGGGGAGAAGGCACCCATGAGTAA